The Chryseolinea soli genome contains a region encoding:
- a CDS encoding sensor histidine kinase, with protein sequence MTNYPSKFDWFFKYKLYHIPFWFAYHYCWWTVTIGSAWNAASNILSFSPYTVKYCFYVVFQAIGVYFNLYFLIPRFLEKGRYAQYIALLMVTIVCTAAFVALGYPVSAWLSERTFEELYQISHERYFYFFQINTLPSTMASMTLAMSIKLTKNWIQSKRREQDLEKAKSDLEKEKLETELKFLKSQFNPHFLFNTINSIFVLINKNPQMASDSLAKFSDILRYQLYECNEQQIRLDQELNYLENFIELQKLRQDHSHVKVDIQMDIPHTGKLVIAPFILMPFVENAFKHVSRHRNGSNWIRMNLRLDHEVLTLEVSNSASPLQSSSTEFIRHRGIGLKNVQRRLDLLYPEKHALAKEHGDDQFRIALTLSLHERAMTEPAALTEQNTNIDSLIHS encoded by the coding sequence GTGACAAACTATCCATCCAAGTTCGACTGGTTTTTTAAATACAAACTTTACCACATTCCGTTTTGGTTCGCCTACCACTATTGCTGGTGGACGGTCACCATCGGGAGCGCATGGAATGCTGCCAGCAACATCCTCTCCTTCTCTCCTTATACCGTCAAATATTGTTTTTATGTCGTCTTCCAGGCGATCGGGGTCTACTTCAATCTTTACTTTTTGATCCCGCGCTTTTTGGAAAAGGGACGATACGCCCAATATATCGCGTTACTGATGGTCACTATTGTTTGTACGGCTGCTTTTGTGGCATTGGGCTACCCGGTGAGCGCCTGGTTGTCGGAACGAACTTTCGAGGAACTATACCAGATCTCGCACGAGCGATATTTCTATTTCTTTCAGATAAACACCCTGCCCTCCACCATGGCGAGCATGACCCTGGCGATGAGCATCAAACTTACCAAGAATTGGATACAGTCTAAACGCAGGGAGCAGGACCTGGAGAAGGCAAAATCGGACCTGGAAAAAGAAAAACTGGAAACGGAATTAAAATTTCTAAAATCGCAATTCAATCCCCATTTCCTCTTCAATACCATCAATTCCATATTTGTTTTGATCAACAAGAACCCGCAGATGGCTTCGGATTCGCTGGCAAAGTTTTCCGATATCCTGCGCTATCAACTCTACGAGTGCAACGAACAGCAAATCCGCCTGGACCAGGAATTGAATTATCTCGAGAATTTTATCGAGCTGCAAAAGTTGCGACAGGACCACAGTCATGTGAAGGTGGATATTCAAATGGACATCCCGCACACGGGGAAACTGGTCATCGCGCCGTTCATTCTCATGCCTTTTGTTGAAAACGCCTTCAAGCATGTGTCCCGGCACCGGAACGGGTCGAATTGGATCAGGATGAACCTCCGGCTCGACCACGAAGTGCTGACACTCGAAGTTTCAAACAGTGCTTCACCCCTGCAAAGCTCCTCCACCGAATTCATCCGCCACCGCGGCATCGGGTTAAAAAACGTGCAACGACGGCTCGATCTTTTATATCCCGAAAAACATGCGCTGGCCAAAGAACACGGCGACGACCAATTCCGGATAGCGTTGACGTTAAGCCTCCACGAACGCGCGATGACTGAGCCGGCAGCCTTGACCGAACAAAATACAAACATCGACAGCCTTATTCATTCGTAA
- a CDS encoding LytR/AlgR family response regulator transcription factor: MIKCVIIDDEPLAVECIASYIKEVSFLQLVGTGSNPLDLNAMLDEQPIDLIFLDIEMPFINGIEFLKMTPDPPMVIITTAYPSYALEGFQLDVLDYLVKPITFNRFLKAVNKSKDYHQLLHANSRSASHEETPDYFFIKCDYKYEKLYFKDILYIEAMQNYITIHTQKGKYITLLYLKNIEEKLNPQAFIRVHKSYIVSISKIESIENNDIIIQTHRIPISRNYQTEVLGRVVNDRLWKK; this comes from the coding sequence ATGATAAAATGCGTAATCATAGACGATGAACCCCTGGCCGTAGAGTGCATTGCCAGTTACATCAAAGAGGTCAGTTTTCTGCAACTGGTCGGCACCGGAAGCAACCCGCTCGATCTCAACGCCATGCTGGACGAGCAACCCATCGACCTTATTTTCCTCGACATCGAAATGCCTTTTATCAACGGGATCGAGTTTCTCAAAATGACTCCCGATCCCCCGATGGTCATCATCACCACAGCCTATCCCAGCTATGCGCTCGAAGGCTTTCAACTGGACGTGCTCGACTACCTGGTGAAACCCATCACGTTTAATCGCTTCCTGAAGGCCGTCAATAAATCAAAAGACTACCATCAGCTGCTTCATGCGAATTCCCGGAGTGCCTCCCACGAGGAAACGCCGGATTATTTTTTTATCAAGTGTGATTATAAGTATGAGAAGCTCTACTTCAAAGACATCCTCTACATCGAGGCCATGCAAAACTATATCACCATCCACACCCAGAAAGGCAAGTACATCACGCTCCTTTACCTGAAAAACATCGAAGAGAAGCTGAATCCACAGGCGTTTATCCGGGTGCACAAGTCCTACATCGTTTCCATCTCCAAAATAGAATCCATCGAAAACAACGACATCATCATCCAGACACACCGCATCCCCATCAGCCGGAACTATCAAACCGAGGTGCTGGGCCGTGTGGTGAACGACAGGCTTTGGAAGAAGTGA
- a CDS encoding DUF4440 domain-containing protein, whose amino-acid sequence MTKNGFIILLVAFVNLNASDVWAQTKVDERTLSFVKQFTSDYNKSFLDKKPERLGVYYREDVRLMPPFQRTIVGKGNLVSYHKAFATRFDIQEYDRADLEVLDLGSMVSEIGVFTMKMKIKNTGKVYDLKGKYLNLWEKENGKLSLITEAWNYDHAIDFADQLKFPEIPNVDVALSSHVNINNNISFELAALNRLMESTVSQHDAKIWSQFYADEAVVCHSGHIISKGKKEVSDFLIEHCREFPIFEKLDVRNDRIDHLGIYVIEYASHIATVRNGDWSGVGVGKDLRIWRREEDGSLKIFRHIGSYD is encoded by the coding sequence ATGACAAAAAATGGATTCATCATTCTCCTCGTTGCATTTGTCAACCTGAATGCTTCGGATGTATGGGCGCAGACGAAAGTCGATGAGAGGACCCTGTCCTTTGTAAAGCAATTCACTTCGGATTACAACAAAAGCTTTCTCGACAAAAAGCCCGAGAGATTGGGAGTCTATTATCGCGAAGACGTCCGTTTGATGCCGCCGTTTCAAAGAACCATTGTGGGTAAAGGAAACCTGGTATCCTACCATAAGGCTTTCGCCACCCGGTTCGACATCCAGGAATACGACCGCGCCGACCTGGAGGTGCTCGATCTTGGATCGATGGTGTCAGAGATTGGCGTGTTCACCATGAAAATGAAAATAAAGAACACGGGCAAGGTGTATGACCTGAAAGGAAAATATCTCAACCTTTGGGAAAAGGAGAATGGCAAGCTCTCTTTAATCACCGAGGCTTGGAATTATGATCACGCCATTGATTTTGCCGATCAATTGAAGTTCCCGGAAATTCCCAACGTCGACGTCGCCTTGAGTTCTCACGTAAACATCAACAACAATATAAGTTTCGAACTGGCCGCCCTGAACCGTCTCATGGAGTCCACCGTGAGTCAACATGATGCCAAAATTTGGAGCCAGTTTTACGCCGATGAAGCCGTCGTGTGCCATTCGGGTCACATCATCTCCAAGGGCAAAAAAGAAGTGAGCGATTTTTTGATTGAACACTGCCGGGAGTTTCCCATCTTCGAGAAGCTGGACGTTCGAAACGACCGTATCGATCACCTGGGGATCTATGTTATCGAATACGCAAGCCATATTGCCACGGTACGAAATGGTGATTGGTCGGGCGTTGGTGTCGGAAAAGATCTCCGGATATGGAGGAGGGAAGAAGATGGCAGTCTAAAAATCTTCAGACACATCGGGTCGTACGATTGA
- a CDS encoding DUF5995 family protein, translated as MPQVKEAKTIDEIIQQLEQLIDACADSKDRVGYFASLYYKVTVRVRDAIQNGEFENNARMEQFDVAFANRYLTAVQQWRNKEQPTGPWQVAFDASKRSSRLVLQHLLLGMNAHINLDLGIAAVQASGHNPIVDIRKDFNSINDILGSMTFEVLQEINRISPLLSLFGLHASNDSILIQFSIINARDGAWSFAEDLSSKKGAEADSCIQARSNTIQTLATSLVQPKGVLIRITLWVIHVFEWKNPRRIIEVLHTYKKKFISVNRPLAKT; from the coding sequence TTGCCACAGGTCAAAGAAGCCAAAACGATTGATGAGATCATTCAGCAATTGGAACAGTTGATCGATGCGTGCGCAGACTCCAAAGACCGGGTTGGGTACTTTGCTTCCCTGTATTATAAAGTGACGGTCAGGGTAAGGGATGCCATTCAAAACGGAGAGTTTGAGAACAATGCGCGCATGGAGCAATTTGACGTCGCTTTTGCAAACCGCTATTTGACTGCCGTGCAACAATGGCGAAACAAAGAGCAGCCCACCGGCCCCTGGCAAGTGGCATTCGATGCATCGAAGAGATCCTCCCGCCTCGTCTTGCAGCATTTGCTGCTTGGCATGAACGCTCACATCAATCTTGACCTGGGGATCGCCGCCGTTCAGGCATCGGGCCATAATCCCATCGTCGACATCCGGAAAGATTTCAACAGCATCAACGACATTCTGGGATCCATGACGTTTGAAGTGCTCCAGGAAATCAACCGGATCTCGCCGTTGCTGTCGTTGTTTGGATTACATGCTTCAAACGACAGCATCCTCATCCAATTCAGCATCATCAACGCCCGCGATGGCGCGTGGAGTTTTGCAGAGGACCTGAGTTCAAAAAAAGGAGCCGAAGCCGATTCGTGTATCCAGGCGCGAAGCAACACCATTCAAACGCTGGCCACTTCACTCGTTCAACCCAAAGGTGTGCTGATTCGCATCACGCTGTGGGTCATTCATGTTTTTGAATGGAAGAATCCGCGGCGAATCATCGAAGTGTTACATACCTATAAGAAGAAGTTCATTTCCGTGAACCGCCCTTTGGCAAAAACTTAG
- a CDS encoding DUF2278 family protein, producing the protein MPLRKYGVLMGKATDSMLASSSNEHFQIKIDAAGKPYRIAINVKSAVNPPEVLFYMDENFQHPILQDILDKNLVTGFTEIPSQSNSIALDFIRRNMFPTAAMKPIPFNKPGADNDLNEKLGFYVSQAISDSDARVYAFGERWGPEPGVKDKYFDFEPGNGIHDIHMNQGNSGQFKKDNGVYQDGGLFIHFPSRDKWIAIFIAFQVQAWHTDDKTGDPITGPPVVDPDQPESITPVRIIAAMVNPRVADVGNEYIILLNTADTPVNLQGWKIVDKSKTRFDTLGNVTIPGGDALRVPLSGQGAQLSNEGGIITLLNKQGLKVDGVTYTKTDASKTGQLVVF; encoded by the coding sequence ATGCCTCTCAGAAAATACGGCGTCCTCATGGGGAAGGCCACGGACAGTATGCTTGCCTCGTCCAGCAACGAACATTTTCAGATCAAGATCGATGCCGCAGGTAAACCTTACCGGATTGCGATCAATGTAAAATCGGCCGTGAATCCGCCGGAAGTATTGTTCTATATGGATGAGAATTTTCAACATCCCATCCTGCAGGACATCCTGGATAAGAACCTGGTGACGGGGTTTACAGAGATACCATCCCAGTCCAACTCCATCGCCTTGGATTTTATCCGGCGGAACATGTTCCCCACCGCGGCCATGAAGCCCATCCCTTTCAACAAGCCCGGTGCCGACAACGACCTGAACGAAAAGCTCGGCTTCTATGTCAGCCAGGCGATCAGCGACAGCGATGCCCGGGTATATGCCTTCGGTGAACGTTGGGGGCCGGAGCCGGGAGTGAAGGATAAGTACTTCGACTTCGAACCCGGCAATGGCATTCACGACATCCATATGAACCAGGGGAATTCCGGCCAGTTCAAAAAAGACAACGGTGTTTACCAGGATGGCGGATTGTTCATTCACTTTCCTTCACGTGACAAGTGGATTGCTATTTTCATCGCCTTCCAGGTGCAGGCGTGGCACACGGACGACAAGACGGGCGATCCGATCACCGGTCCTCCGGTCGTCGACCCCGACCAACCCGAATCGATTACGCCGGTTCGCATCATCGCTGCCATGGTGAACCCGCGGGTTGCTGATGTGGGGAATGAATATATAATACTGCTGAACACGGCCGACACGCCTGTCAATTTGCAGGGCTGGAAGATCGTGGACAAATCCAAAACCAGATTCGACACCCTGGGCAATGTCACCATTCCGGGGGGAGATGCGCTTCGCGTTCCCTTGTCGGGACAAGGTGCGCAGCTTAGTAACGAGGGAGGGATCATCACCTTGCTGAACAAGCAAGGATTGAAAGTGGACGGCGTCACCTATACCAAAACCGACGCCTCGAAGACGGGCCAGCTGGTTGTTTTCTAA
- a CDS encoding TetR/AcrR family transcriptional regulator yields the protein MRNPEATREKILKKSGVLFNTKGYKATSISEITEATGFTKGAIYRHFKSKEDLEMESLFQMSLLMMEALRGRIKTETTAPGKLKAIFHFFESYLSKPVVKGGCPLMNAAIEADDAHPRLRKTALKILDILHNSVVAILDNGIRYKQLKPDIDKAYYASVIVASLEGAIMMSKLRGNNDDTKRVIQHLENQLKDLVL from the coding sequence ATGCGCAATCCGGAAGCCACACGCGAAAAGATCCTGAAAAAATCGGGGGTACTTTTTAACACCAAAGGTTACAAGGCCACCTCGATCAGCGAGATCACCGAAGCCACGGGCTTTACGAAAGGCGCCATCTACCGGCATTTCAAAAGTAAAGAAGACCTGGAAATGGAATCCTTATTTCAAATGTCCCTCCTGATGATGGAGGCCCTGAGAGGCCGCATCAAAACAGAGACGACGGCCCCCGGGAAACTGAAGGCCATCTTCCATTTCTTTGAATCGTATCTCAGCAAACCGGTGGTGAAAGGCGGATGCCCTCTCATGAACGCCGCCATCGAAGCCGACGACGCCCATCCCCGGCTGCGCAAAACGGCGCTCAAGATCCTGGACATCCTCCACAATTCCGTCGTTGCCATCCTCGACAATGGCATCCGCTACAAGCAATTGAAACCGGATATCGACAAAGCGTATTATGCCTCCGTGATCGTTGCCTCCCTGGAAGGTGCCATCATGATGAGCAAACTGCGCGGCAACAACGACGACACCAAACGCGTCATCCAACACCTGGAAAATCAATTGAAAGACCTGGTCCTGTAA